One window from the genome of Malus domestica chromosome 01, GDT2T_hap1 encodes:
- the LOC103443344 gene encoding acidic endochitinase-like, translating into MASKTQTLALTLSLLILISSCKSSQAAGIAVYWGQNGNEGTLADACNSGNYQFVNIAFLTTFGNNQTPVLNLAGHCDPASGTCTGLSADIRTCQSKNIKVLLSIGGAAGSYSLTSADDARQVADYIWNNFLGGQSASRPLGDAVLDGVDFDIEAGGAQFYDELAKSLNGHNGQAKTVYLAAAPQCPIPDAHLDGAIQTGLFDYVWVQFYNNPQCQYADGNADALLSSWNQWASVPATQVFMGLPAAPEAAPSGGFIPADALKSQVLPTIKNSPKYGGVMLWNRFYDNGYSASIKDSI; encoded by the coding sequence atgGCATCCAAAACACAAACCCTAGCCCTAACGCTGTCCCTCTTGATCCTCATTTCTTCATGCAAGTCCTCCCAAGCCGCCGGAATTGCGGTCTATTGGGGCCAAAACGGAAACGAAGGAACCCTAGCAGATGCTTGCAACTCAGGCAACTACCAGTTTGTTAACATAGCTTTCCTCACTACTTTCGGAAACAACCAAACCCCTGTCCTAAACCTCGCCGGCCACTGCGACCCCGCTAGTGGTACTTGCACCGGGCTGAGTGCCGACATCAGAACCTGCCAatcaaaaaacataaaagtccTCCTCTCGATTGGAGGGGCCGCCGGAAGTTACTCTCTCACTTCAGCTGATGATGCAAGGCAAGTTGCTGATTACATCTGGAACAACTTCTTAGGTGGTCAGTCAGCTTCGCGCCCGCTTGGGGACGCGGTTTTGGACGGCGTTGATTTCGACATTGAGGCGGGTGGTGCGCAGTTCTATGATGAGCTCGCCAAGTCACTCAACGGACACAACGGACAGGCAAAAACGGTCTATTTAGCCGCAGCTCCACAATGTCCGATCCCGGATGCTCACCTAGACGGCGCTATCCAAACCGGTTTATTTGACTACGTTTGGGTCCAGTTCTACAACAACCCCCAATGCCAGTATGCGGACGGTAATGCCGACGCTCTTTTGAGCAGTTGGAACCAATGGGCCTCGGTTCCGGCCACCCAGGTGTTCATGGGGTTACCGGCAGCTCCTGAGGCCGCTCCGAGCGGCGGATTTATTCCTGCTGACGCTCTCAAGTCACAAGTTCTTCCAACGATTAAGAATTCGCCCAAGTACGGAGGAGTTATGCTTTGGAACAGGTTCTATGACAACGGTTATAGTGCATCCATTAAGGACAGCATCTAA
- the LOC103443354 gene encoding acidic endochitinase-like, whose product MASKTQTLALTLSLLILISSCKSSQAAGIATYWGQNGNEGTLADACNSGNYQFVNIAFLTTFGNNQTPVLNLAGHCDPSSGTCTGLSADIRTCQSKNIKVLLSIGGAAGSYSLTSADDARQVADYIWNNFLGGQSASRPLGDAVLDGVDFDIEAGGAQFYDELARSLNGHNGQAKTVYLAAAPQCPIPDAHLDGAIQTGLFDYVWVQFYNNPPCQYADGNADALLSSWNQWASVPATQVFLGIPAAPEAAPGGGFIPADALKSQVLPTIKKSPKYGGIMLWGRQYDIVNGYSASIKDSI is encoded by the coding sequence atgGCATCCAAAACACAAACCCTAGCCCTAACGCTGTCCCTCTTGATCCTCATTTCTTCATGCAAGTCCTCCCAAGCCGCCGGAATCGCGACGTATTGGGGCCAAAACGGCAATGAAGGAACCCTAGCAGATGCTTGCAACTCAGGCAACTACCAGTTTGTTAACATAGCTTTCCTCACTACTTTCGGAAACAACCAAACCCCTGTCCTAAACCTCGCCGGCCACTGCGACCCCTCTAGTGGTACTTGCACGGGGCTGAGTGCCGACATCAGAACCTGCCAatcaaaaaacataaaagtccTCCTCTCGATTGGAGGGGCCGCCGGAAGTTACTCTCTCACTTCAGCTGATGATGCAAGGCAAGTTGCTGATTACATCTGGAACAACTTCTTAGGTGGTCAGTCCGCTTCGCGCCCGCTTGGGGACGCGGTTTTGGACGGCGTTGATTTCGACATTGAGGCGGGTGGTGCGCAGTTCTATGATGAGCTCGCCAGGTCACTCAACGGACACAACGGACAGGCAAAAACGGTCTATTTAGCCGCAGCTCCACAATGTCCGATCCCGGATGCTCACCTAGACGGCGCTATCCAAACCGGTTTATTTGACTACGTTTGGGTTCAGTTCTACAACAACCCCCCATGCCAGTATGCAGACGGTAATGCCGACGCTCTTTTGAGCAGTTGGAACCAATGGGCCTCGGTTCCGGCCACCCAGGTGTTCTTGGGTATACCGGCAGCTCCTGAGGCCGCTCCGGGCGGCGGATTTATTCCTGCTGACGCTCTCAAGTCACAAGTTCTTCCAACGATTAAGAAATCGCCCAAGTACGGAGGAATTATGCTCTGGGGCAGGCAGTATGACATTGTCAACGGCTATAGTGCATCCATTAAGGACAGCATCTAA